From one Bacteriovorax sp. BAL6_X genomic stretch:
- a CDS encoding MarR family winged helix-turn-helix transcriptional regulator, which yields MKNVSAIGSLLKKIYRIYSNHILSYLQEKGFTDLRPSFLEILIYICENEGPTIKEIGSACGLKKQTMTSHLNELQKRGYIIRKSSEVDKREQRVYLTEYGEKFKFSLFDVLELIEGNYSRRIGEVELERIQSTLENMHNKLSNVERHTLESRIQLNLSLDF from the coding sequence ATGAAGAACGTATCTGCAATTGGAAGTTTACTGAAGAAGATCTATCGTATCTACAGTAATCATATTCTTAGTTATCTACAAGAGAAAGGCTTTACAGACTTAAGGCCGAGCTTTCTTGAAATTCTTATTTATATTTGTGAAAACGAAGGCCCAACAATCAAGGAGATTGGTTCTGCTTGTGGCCTAAAGAAGCAAACAATGACGAGTCACTTAAATGAATTACAAAAACGTGGCTATATCATTCGTAAATCTTCTGAAGTAGATAAGCGTGAACAACGCGTTTATTTAACAGAATATGGTGAGAAGTTTAAGTTTTCTCTCTTTGATGTTCTTGAGTTAATTGAAGGAAATTATTCGAGAAGAATTGGAGAGGTTGAGCTTGAAAGAATTCAATCAACTCTAGAAAATATGCATAACAAATTAAGTAATGTTGAAAGGCATACATTAGAGTCGAGGATTCAACTCAACCTATCACTCGACTTTTAA
- a CDS encoding rhodanese-like domain-containing protein — translation MDLKYFQMLDFINTRLTNIERNLSKIDEKVDFSVSLQRNHLIRVKNGEFIDDNMILMGLPYNDLSPRKAFDVYEDKDMDYIILDITPKDYERPVKLEGAIHIPYEDLDHRYVEITNKTTPILVISEDGLKSIQACEKLVKKGFFNVNNVSGGYKFWPATQGSVVVKVA, via the coding sequence GTGGATTTAAAATATTTTCAAATGCTTGATTTTATCAATACTAGACTAACTAATATTGAGCGCAACCTTTCAAAAATTGACGAAAAAGTCGACTTCTCCGTTTCACTTCAAAGAAATCATTTAATTCGCGTAAAGAATGGTGAATTCATTGATGATAATATGATTCTAATGGGTCTTCCATATAATGATCTATCCCCACGCAAGGCATTTGATGTCTACGAAGATAAGGATATGGATTATATTATTTTAGATATCACTCCAAAAGATTATGAGAGGCCTGTTAAACTAGAGGGTGCAATCCATATTCCTTATGAAGATCTCGACCATCGCTATGTTGAGATCACAAATAAGACAACACCAATCTTAGTTATCAGCGAAGATGGGCTAAAGTCAATTCAAGCGTGTGAAAAGCTGGTAAAGAAAGGTTTCTTTAACGTGAATAACGTATCAGGTGGCTACAAATTTTGGCCTGCAACACAAGGTTCGGTTGTCGTAAAAGTAGCTTAA
- a CDS encoding HD domain-containing protein — protein MEVRDPVHGSIHILKEEEPIIRADFFQRLRNIKQLGFSEYIFPGATHTRLIHSIGVMKVGEMAFDRLFKNQIITKEHLRIKETFKLACLLHDIGHAPLSHSTEVVMPKLKDLKIPPEYLLGRDLTSDRQATHEDYTIKAIADSSLAHSLKEVEKTFGVERKYIADLIRGETNDHDYFKIDGISYFPLLHQLVSSELDCDRMDYLLRDSYFCGVSYGSYDLDWLLDNLEAAIIDGKATLGISERAVITFDDFLLSRYHMFIMVYFHYRAVCLEKLLQRYFKTSPYEYLIPADIEKYIEHDDYHLMKILRHSNNPYAKAIVNNQTPEKIFESFNSSQLATLEKVQAYLESINLEVIRSSSTGRLSKYYAADRPKNKGQYTMKVVRNSKMGGKTEYFDINEATDLFHKFSKSHAINRLHCDMEKLSKENLAEINKIISSN, from the coding sequence ATGGAAGTAAGAGACCCGGTCCACGGATCAATTCACATCTTAAAAGAAGAAGAACCAATTATTCGTGCAGACTTTTTTCAACGTCTGCGTAATATTAAGCAACTAGGTTTTTCTGAATATATTTTTCCTGGTGCGACCCATACTCGTCTCATCCACTCTATTGGTGTGATGAAAGTTGGAGAGATGGCATTTGATCGCCTCTTTAAAAACCAAATCATCACAAAAGAGCATTTAAGAATCAAAGAAACTTTCAAGCTAGCATGTCTTCTTCATGATATTGGCCACGCTCCACTAAGTCACTCGACTGAAGTTGTAATGCCAAAGCTTAAAGATCTAAAAATTCCTCCAGAATATCTTCTTGGCCGTGACCTAACAAGTGATCGACAAGCAACACATGAAGATTATACAATTAAGGCCATCGCTGATAGCTCTCTTGCACACAGCTTGAAAGAAGTTGAAAAAACTTTTGGTGTTGAAAGAAAGTATATCGCAGACCTAATTCGTGGTGAAACTAACGATCATGACTATTTTAAGATTGATGGTATTAGCTACTTCCCTCTTCTTCATCAGCTTGTTTCAAGTGAGCTTGACTGTGACCGTATGGACTATCTTTTAAGAGATAGTTACTTTTGTGGTGTTAGTTACGGTTCTTACGATCTTGATTGGCTACTTGATAATCTTGAAGCTGCTATTATTGACGGGAAAGCTACGTTAGGAATCTCTGAAAGAGCAGTAATCACTTTCGATGACTTCCTACTAAGCCGTTATCACATGTTCATCATGGTTTACTTCCATTACCGTGCAGTTTGCCTTGAAAAACTTTTACAACGTTATTTTAAAACATCTCCATATGAGTACTTAATTCCGGCCGATATTGAAAAGTATATTGAGCACGATGATTATCACCTTATGAAGATCTTAAGACACTCTAATAATCCATATGCAAAGGCGATTGTTAATAATCAAACGCCTGAAAAGATTTTTGAATCATTTAACTCTTCACAATTGGCAACTCTTGAGAAGGTTCAAGCCTACCTAGAGTCTATAAATCTAGAAGTGATTCGCTCGTCTTCGACTGGACGACTATCTAAGTACTACGCAGCAGATAGGCCAAAGAACAAGGGGCAATACACGATGAAAGTTGTAAGGAATTCAAAAATGGGTGGAAAAACAGAGTACTTCGATATTAACGAAGCAACTGATCTATTCCACAAATTTTCGAAGTCCCATGCTATTAATAGACTTCATTGTGATATGGAAAAACTGAGCAAAGAGAATTTAGCAGAAATTAATAAAATTATTTCTTCAAATTAA
- a CDS encoding glutaredoxin encodes MKLEFFYYTGCPFCHRVMDVIDQLGINLTYCDIMNDTSALERHINATGRRTVPCLYIDGRPMFESQDIINWLIQNKDKLK; translated from the coding sequence ATGAAATTAGAATTTTTTTACTATACAGGTTGTCCATTTTGCCATCGCGTTATGGACGTTATTGATCAATTAGGAATTAATTTAACTTATTGCGATATAATGAATGACACATCGGCCCTAGAGAGGCATATTAATGCAACAGGAAGACGTACAGTACCTTGTCTCTATATTGACGGTAGGCCAATGTTTGAATCACAAGATATCATAAATTGGCTCATTCAAAATAAGGACAAGCTTAAGTAA
- a CDS encoding Tad domain-containing protein: MTQEQHSHSNKLVKNKKGQISIFFGVTLVAIFSFIAFVVNVGLFVKAKINLQNAVDSAAWSGAASQARQLTNIAHLNWEMRNTYKEWMFKYYVLGQLANENTHANTTATMNFALKRFDETGSDFSSGVKGDHYNVPSICLHFGTGNNENLCTIYQIPGLPRFHVAGIPDVSEEFEKTMDAFVNLKAKNCMVRSTYNFSAAKNYAFAAGVSQNDVPIAAADRTGAWIESMELALRIRNLEMIVNRPPITQGICGGGAASGCINPQQLNMENQSTGIPINDRPLKAYFAASKSVGGGIFNESFGSSLQNSLVLYELAPKTFTPSPQSLSSFLIPQDASYNGGELVASSKRYLDLVPMIMNFTTFFTTFAPTTEGISTIAVPDSSGTAAEASCASTKTALPVPGYILGFYKNPKVVTYYAVKAKVKYTGLLNPFGQVIDMAAYAAAKPFGGRIGPALVSPTVGKDYAESSSNSARIANASGSRSANFIMGFTTTGDPRTTSDPTDGVKVQGLPLPATSDFFLDAADTTAAIGGIPSNVDVKFTIPNMIYNLNSQTTSESDLPTLAYNPNPSNITGENAGLFTTKQFVDLRANIPNYTVNQAGVTAQNLQEAFQNVRAPTNYDALNYMVPTVDSLETDTSSDHFPSVRYIDTSAKTIGYFAPLFHGTLLYKDREALTGVLTDYIDTLSDAVIVFRKALSFYATKVRNTSAQDPTAYIDASKAIFDPDIDGDPTTTTVALPIPQCQKQSIASRFTYFILGKDEEAKPDNCETIPLLGAVKTFINDKAQRDQSNLYYITTYRQNNEANPPSPSLNNNSLRTGYAPGKDYGGENNGRSVNPFTNKAKNHRRNAYSTKLISLVSITDTASGYAKNESNYMEFQAGFSPEGETPRSPEDVKATGDVISNPLPKTELSEFGSDLYF; this comes from the coding sequence ATGACACAAGAACAACATTCACATTCAAATAAACTAGTAAAAAATAAAAAAGGCCAAATCAGTATCTTTTTTGGAGTTACCCTCGTGGCCATTTTCTCATTTATAGCATTCGTGGTGAATGTGGGACTCTTTGTAAAGGCCAAAATTAATCTGCAGAATGCAGTTGATTCGGCCGCTTGGTCAGGAGCAGCTTCTCAGGCCAGACAGCTAACAAATATCGCTCACCTAAACTGGGAAATGCGAAATACTTATAAAGAGTGGATGTTTAAGTACTACGTTCTAGGCCAGCTTGCTAATGAAAATACTCACGCTAATACAACAGCGACAATGAATTTTGCTTTAAAAAGATTTGATGAAACAGGGTCTGACTTTAGTAGCGGTGTTAAAGGCGACCATTATAACGTTCCTTCTATATGCCTTCACTTTGGAACAGGTAATAATGAAAACCTTTGTACAATTTATCAAATTCCAGGCCTTCCGCGTTTTCACGTTGCGGGTATTCCAGATGTAAGTGAAGAGTTTGAAAAGACTATGGACGCCTTTGTTAACTTAAAGGCCAAGAACTGTATGGTTCGTTCGACTTATAATTTTTCGGCCGCAAAGAACTATGCCTTTGCCGCTGGAGTTTCACAAAATGACGTACCAATTGCGGCGGCAGACCGCACAGGTGCTTGGATTGAATCGATGGAGCTTGCTCTTCGAATTAGAAATCTAGAGATGATTGTTAACCGCCCACCTATCACTCAAGGAATTTGCGGTGGAGGAGCAGCTTCAGGTTGTATTAATCCACAACAATTAAATATGGAAAATCAGTCAACAGGTATTCCGATTAATGACCGACCACTTAAAGCCTATTTTGCAGCATCTAAGTCTGTAGGCGGTGGAATTTTTAATGAAAGCTTTGGTTCTTCACTACAGAACTCTTTAGTGCTTTATGAACTAGCACCAAAAACTTTTACTCCTTCACCACAGTCTCTTTCAAGCTTTCTTATTCCACAGGATGCCAGTTACAACGGTGGAGAGCTTGTTGCTTCTTCAAAACGCTACCTTGATCTTGTTCCAATGATCATGAACTTCACGACATTCTTTACAACTTTTGCACCAACCACTGAAGGTATCTCAACAATTGCCGTTCCAGACTCAAGTGGAACAGCTGCTGAAGCCTCATGTGCCTCGACTAAAACGGCCCTTCCAGTACCTGGTTATATTCTTGGTTTCTATAAGAATCCAAAGGTTGTGACTTACTATGCGGTTAAAGCAAAAGTTAAATACACAGGACTTTTAAATCCATTTGGCCAAGTTATCGATATGGCGGCATACGCAGCGGCAAAGCCATTTGGTGGTCGTATTGGGCCAGCACTTGTTTCTCCAACAGTAGGAAAAGACTACGCTGAATCAAGCTCAAACTCTGCTCGTATCGCTAATGCTTCTGGTTCTAGAAGTGCCAATTTTATTATGGGATTTACGACAACAGGTGACCCGAGGACAACTAGTGATCCTACTGATGGTGTAAAGGTTCAAGGGCTTCCTCTTCCGGCAACGTCAGATTTCTTCCTTGATGCAGCAGATACGACAGCAGCAATTGGTGGTATTCCTTCAAATGTCGATGTTAAGTTTACAATTCCAAATATGATCTACAATTTAAACTCGCAAACGACTTCTGAATCAGATCTCCCAACCCTTGCTTACAATCCAAATCCAAGTAATATTACAGGTGAAAATGCCGGGTTATTTACAACGAAGCAATTTGTTGACCTGAGAGCAAATATTCCAAACTATACAGTTAATCAAGCTGGTGTAACGGCCCAGAATCTTCAGGAGGCCTTTCAAAATGTTCGTGCTCCTACCAATTATGATGCCCTTAACTACATGGTTCCTACAGTTGATAGTTTAGAGACAGATACATCATCTGATCACTTTCCTTCTGTTCGTTATATTGATACGTCGGCCAAGACAATTGGCTACTTTGCTCCACTCTTTCACGGGACTCTTCTCTACAAAGATCGTGAGGCACTAACTGGAGTTCTAACTGACTATATCGACACTTTAAGTGATGCTGTTATTGTTTTTCGTAAGGCCCTAAGCTTTTATGCTACAAAAGTTAGGAATACGAGTGCTCAAGACCCTACCGCTTATATTGATGCATCAAAGGCCATATTTGATCCAGATATTGATGGGGACCCAACGACAACAACAGTCGCTCTACCAATTCCGCAGTGCCAAAAACAAAGTATCGCCTCACGCTTCACATACTTCATTCTCGGTAAAGATGAAGAAGCAAAACCAGATAATTGTGAAACGATCCCACTTCTTGGGGCCGTAAAAACCTTTATTAATGATAAGGCCCAAAGAGATCAGTCTAACCTCTATTATATTACGACATATCGTCAAAATAATGAGGCTAATCCGCCTTCTCCTTCGTTGAATAATAATTCACTTAGGACAGGTTATGCTCCAGGTAAGGATTATGGTGGTGAAAATAATGGCCGTTCGGTGAACCCATTTACTAATAAAGCTAAGAATCATCGTCGAAACGCCTATTCAACAAAGCTTATTAGCCTCGTATCAATAACAGATACTGCATCTGGTTATGCAAAGAATGAATCAAATTACATGGAGTTTCAGGCAGGTTTTTCACCAGAAGGAGAAACACCTCGAAGCCCGGAAGATGTTAAGGCCACTGGAGACGTTATATCAAACCCTCTACCAAAAACAGAGCTCTCAGAATTTGGTTCTGATTTATACTTCTAA
- a CDS encoding single-stranded DNA-binding protein yields MSVNKVILVGRLGQDPELKYTPSGMAVCNFSLATGESWTDKNGQKQERTEWHRVVVWGKLAELCGQYLAKGRQAYLEGQLQTRSWEDKDGNKRYTTEINARTVQFLGGAAPSAGQGASMGQSNNNSFNQEPPQQDDMNQGYDISSNASFTADDIPF; encoded by the coding sequence ATGAGTGTAAACAAGGTTATTTTAGTAGGACGTTTAGGACAAGATCCAGAACTTAAGTACACACCATCTGGGATGGCAGTATGTAACTTCTCACTTGCAACAGGTGAGTCTTGGACAGATAAGAACGGACAAAAACAAGAAAGAACTGAATGGCACAGAGTTGTTGTTTGGGGAAAACTTGCTGAATTATGTGGTCAATACCTAGCAAAAGGTCGTCAAGCTTATCTAGAAGGTCAACTTCAAACAAGATCTTGGGAAGACAAAGACGGTAACAAGAGATACACAACAGAAATCAATGCAAGAACTGTACAATTCCTTGGTGGAGCAGCTCCATCTGCAGGTCAAGGTGCTTCAATGGGTCAGTCAAATAATAACTCATTCAACCAAGAGCCACCTCAGCAAGATGATATGAACCAAGGTTACGATATTTCATCGAACGCTTCATTCACAGCTGATGATATCCCATTCTAG
- a CDS encoding ankyrin repeat domain-containing protein: protein MSQLRFLTLIVVLASCGSFEKHGGLLPLSKVESNEMLLTESEEAEYRYLADLYGISEEKLDLKGDAPKRVVQTEKDWQLEDVNLNEIENSSFVISDYEVSFVEDKFKNEAQLVAEAKAAEAAKKRKSRGIASVPEVSLVHKKRRPASLFAMAKKSTPESIRYYIAKKGADVNEKNKRGDTPLHIAIKNKRFDNVRALLGMKADPNIPDASGKTVAQYAQEMGIQSIIKLMKKK from the coding sequence ATGAGTCAGTTAAGATTTTTAACATTAATTGTTGTTCTAGCTTCATGTGGTTCCTTTGAGAAACACGGGGGACTTCTTCCATTGAGTAAAGTTGAAAGTAATGAAATGCTTTTAACAGAAAGTGAAGAGGCAGAGTATCGTTACCTTGCTGACCTTTATGGGATCTCGGAAGAGAAACTCGATCTTAAAGGTGATGCTCCCAAAAGGGTTGTCCAAACTGAAAAGGATTGGCAACTTGAGGATGTAAATCTGAATGAAATTGAAAATAGCTCATTTGTTATTAGTGACTATGAAGTAAGTTTTGTTGAAGATAAGTTTAAAAATGAGGCCCAACTAGTTGCTGAAGCCAAGGCCGCTGAAGCGGCCAAGAAGAGAAAGTCTCGTGGTATTGCTTCTGTTCCAGAAGTAAGCCTAGTCCATAAGAAAAGAAGACCTGCCTCGCTTTTTGCTATGGCAAAGAAATCAACTCCGGAATCAATTCGTTACTATATTGCTAAAAAAGGTGCTGATGTAAACGAGAAGAATAAGAGAGGGGATACTCCTCTTCATATTGCGATCAAGAATAAGCGCTTTGACAATGTTCGTGCACTATTAGGCATGAAGGCCGATCCAAATATCCCTGATGCCAGTGGCAAGACAGTTGCCCAATATGCACAAGAGATGGGGATACAATCAATTATAAAATTAATGAAGAAGAAATAA
- the secG gene encoding preprotein translocase subunit SecG, which yields MVTGLMIFHGVVSVLLIIVVLLQFGKGAEAGLLGGASEAVFTGSQQGNILSKITVVLTVLFLGNCILLAKIQSGKESKSLLDSAAPIAAPLNSDTAAPAQTAPATEETAPAAK from the coding sequence ATGGTTACTGGTTTAATGATTTTTCACGGTGTTGTTTCAGTACTTCTAATCATCGTAGTTCTTCTACAATTTGGTAAAGGTGCGGAAGCAGGTCTTCTAGGTGGTGCTTCAGAAGCCGTATTCACAGGTAGCCAACAAGGTAATATCCTTAGCAAAATCACAGTTGTTCTTACTGTTCTTTTCTTAGGTAACTGTATTCTTCTAGCAAAGATTCAATCAGGTAAAGAGTCTAAGTCACTTCTTGATAGTGCAGCACCAATTGCAGCTCCACTTAACTCTGATACGGCCGCTCCAGCTCAAACAGCTCCAGCGACTGAAGAAACTGCTCCAGCAGCAAAGTAA
- a CDS encoding phosphatidylserine/phosphatidylglycerophosphate/cardiolipin synthase family protein — MKKLLFTTLIASNIFAGASFWALFSPHQGEEAFNQIYSAIDGSKEKVWLTVYSWSDSKVAKSLEVACLSGVDVKVVLHPNLRKNSRVNDYATAIEDAGCGVKFAYKKMHEKFSIVDDKWAFNSSANLSGGAKSRYSENFIFNNDSSQEGRLTINTLNREFKFLWNSGKDIYTSETKEENLASLDLESLKNDPNEEENPFFVSSSMNFKYTKLKPSSKSYLSGRYIKMTARKLNGQKTWLVRDAMIKLINESQKNILVNVNHLVIKEVADALLDAVKRGVDVKIVADNQEYKTSTKSKEMTPYFVYNWKKLPGNKNKVAPVRIKYYSHAPSPRHWALNHHKYMLFDYDEKDFSQTKLMSGSYNISETAELTQFDNMFTYKGETFAQLFKDFKGEFDNLWFLNRDEDDRPTQEAWDRVAKPYNGNIYLHTKMPVSLTWPEIYKVRKAVAKAAPQFFRNAYKKRDCYLFNLEKQIFTGCPN, encoded by the coding sequence ATGAAAAAACTGCTATTTACGACACTAATTGCAAGTAATATCTTCGCTGGCGCAAGCTTTTGGGCGCTCTTCTCACCACATCAAGGAGAGGAAGCATTTAATCAGATATACTCTGCAATCGATGGTTCAAAAGAAAAGGTTTGGCTAACCGTCTATAGCTGGTCAGATTCAAAAGTTGCAAAAAGTCTAGAAGTCGCATGTCTATCAGGAGTTGATGTAAAAGTAGTCCTTCACCCTAACCTTAGGAAGAACTCTCGAGTTAATGATTACGCAACAGCAATCGAAGATGCTGGTTGTGGTGTAAAGTTTGCTTATAAGAAAATGCATGAGAAATTTTCTATTGTCGATGACAAGTGGGCCTTCAACTCAAGTGCCAATCTATCAGGTGGGGCAAAGTCTCGTTACTCTGAGAATTTTATTTTCAACAATGACTCTTCACAAGAGGGCCGCCTAACAATTAATACCCTTAATCGTGAGTTCAAGTTTCTATGGAACTCAGGGAAAGATATCTACACTTCTGAAACTAAAGAAGAAAACCTAGCATCTCTTGATCTTGAAAGTTTAAAGAATGATCCAAACGAAGAAGAAAATCCTTTCTTTGTTTCAAGTTCAATGAACTTTAAATACACAAAGCTAAAACCATCTTCTAAGAGCTACCTTTCGGGACGCTATATTAAGATGACTGCTCGTAAATTAAATGGACAAAAGACATGGTTAGTTCGCGATGCCATGATTAAGCTAATCAATGAATCGCAAAAGAATATTTTAGTTAATGTTAATCACCTTGTTATCAAAGAAGTTGCTGATGCACTTTTAGATGCAGTTAAAAGAGGTGTTGATGTAAAGATTGTTGCCGATAATCAAGAATACAAAACAAGTACGAAATCAAAAGAGATGACTCCTTACTTTGTTTACAATTGGAAGAAACTTCCTGGAAATAAGAATAAGGTCGCACCAGTAAGAATAAAGTACTATTCTCACGCACCATCTCCACGCCACTGGGCCCTGAATCACCACAAGTATATGCTCTTTGATTATGATGAGAAAGATTTCTCACAAACAAAATTAATGAGTGGTTCATATAATATTTCGGAAACAGCTGAGCTCACACAGTTTGATAATATGTTCACTTATAAAGGCGAAACTTTCGCTCAACTCTTTAAAGACTTTAAAGGTGAATTTGATAACCTTTGGTTCTTAAACAGAGACGAGGATGACAGACCGACTCAAGAAGCTTGGGATCGAGTTGCAAAACCTTATAATGGAAATATCTATCTTCACACAAAGATGCCCGTTTCTCTTACTTGGCCAGAGATCTACAAGGTTAGAAAGGCCGTTGCAAAAGCAGCTCCTCAATTCTTTAGAAATGCTTATAAGAAGCGTGACTGCTATCTTTTCAATCTTGAAAAACAGATCTTCACAGGTTGTCCAAACTAA
- a CDS encoding endonuclease/exonuclease/phosphatase family protein, whose product MGRLKRLWPWLACTAAVFSISGSSFASSLKITTFNLRWYGLGGEISGQRTDEYRDPFITEFLSTKYINTDIFLFQEVIDTERLGQLMGGLGHHCVSYRHEQFNHQHLMICLKKSLDIIPEKGDDDYTYSLMENRPYLRPALYGQVIDRYSKRPLIHLVGLHLKAGPSSIDARLEQVNNLNKRVLEYRQDNLPVVIAGDFNTYRNSRYEDKKSDLVVLGDAFNSINVTRRTSDYDYTYRNGSSGNVFDHFYVSDNTETKYVEIWRACSGSSRNTKRMENLSWYQRFISDHCPVSLRVDIK is encoded by the coding sequence ATGGGAAGACTTAAGAGACTTTGGCCATGGCTGGCCTGTACTGCAGCAGTATTTTCAATTTCCGGAAGTAGCTTTGCAAGTAGTTTAAAAATTACAACATTTAATTTACGTTGGTATGGACTGGGGGGAGAAATCTCAGGACAAAGAACTGATGAGTACCGTGATCCATTTATTACAGAGTTTCTAAGTACGAAGTATATCAATACTGATATTTTTCTCTTCCAAGAGGTCATCGACACAGAAAGACTAGGGCAACTAATGGGTGGCCTTGGTCATCATTGTGTTTCCTACCGTCATGAACAATTTAATCACCAGCACTTAATGATTTGCTTGAAAAAGTCACTTGATATCATTCCTGAAAAAGGTGATGACGACTATACTTATTCACTTATGGAGAACCGTCCTTACTTAAGGCCGGCCCTTTATGGACAAGTTATCGATCGCTATTCAAAGAGGCCATTAATTCACTTAGTCGGTCTTCATTTAAAGGCCGGGCCAAGTTCCATCGATGCACGCCTTGAGCAGGTTAATAATTTAAATAAGAGGGTTCTCGAATATCGTCAGGATAATCTTCCTGTCGTTATTGCGGGGGATTTTAATACTTACCGAAATTCTCGATATGAAGACAAAAAGTCAGACCTAGTTGTTTTAGGAGATGCCTTTAATTCGATAAATGTGACAAGAAGAACTAGTGACTACGATTATACTTATCGCAATGGTAGCTCTGGAAATGTTTTTGATCACTTCTACGTTTCTGATAATACTGAAACGAAGTATGTTGAAATTTGGCGTGCCTGTAGTGGAAGTAGCCGCAATACAAAGAGAATGGAAAATCTCTCTTGGTACCAACGCTTTATTTCTGACCACTGTCCAGTATCCCTTAGAGTCGATATCAAATAG
- the tpiA gene encoding triose-phosphate isomerase, whose amino-acid sequence MTERTKYIVGNWKMNQNTEDVIAFFDAIDSSKLRHEAWIAPQAIHIPICLQNTDDFKIGAQNCATENSGAFTGEISPASLKDIGAHFVIIGHSERRSIYNEDDATLNTKTKTALSNELTVIFCIGETLEQREAGKVEEVLSEQLRLGLAGINSNKVIIAYEPVWAIGTGVTATPEQAQETHAFIRKFINESLEIDGEKTSILYGGSVKPSNVEDLLSCRDIDGGLVGGAALQADSYMGLHA is encoded by the coding sequence ATGACTGAGAGAACGAAGTATATCGTAGGAAACTGGAAGATGAATCAGAACACAGAAGACGTTATCGCCTTCTTTGATGCCATCGACAGCTCTAAACTTCGTCACGAAGCATGGATTGCTCCACAAGCAATCCACATCCCTATTTGTCTTCAAAATACTGACGACTTTAAAATCGGTGCCCAAAACTGTGCAACTGAAAATAGCGGAGCTTTTACAGGAGAAATCTCTCCAGCTTCACTAAAAGACATTGGTGCCCACTTTGTGATTATCGGTCACTCTGAGCGTCGCTCAATCTACAATGAAGACGATGCAACTCTAAATACAAAAACAAAAACTGCCCTTTCAAATGAGCTAACAGTTATCTTCTGCATCGGTGAAACTCTTGAACAAAGAGAAGCAGGGAAGGTCGAAGAAGTTCTTTCAGAGCAACTTCGTCTTGGGCTTGCCGGTATCAATAGTAATAAAGTAATCATTGCCTATGAACCAGTATGGGCCATTGGAACAGGTGTAACGGCCACTCCCGAGCAAGCACAAGAAACTCATGCCTTCATTAGAAAGTTCATCAATGAAAGCTTAGAAATCGATGGCGAAAAAACTTCGATTCTCTATGGTGGATCTGTTAAGCCTTCAAATGTAGAAGACCTCCTATCATGCCGAGACATTGACGGAGGCCTTGTTGGTGGTGCTGCCCTACAAGCGGACAGCTACATGGGTCTTCACGCTTAA